The Roseibium sp. Sym1 nucleotide sequence CGATGATCAGGAAGATCACGCCGGTGATGCGGGTGGTCCTGACACAGACCTCGTAAAGGTCCTGCCAGGTGAGCTTGCGGTAGATCACCCCGCCGACAAAGAGGGCATAGGCGACGGCTATGGACGCCGCTTCCGTCGGTGTGGCGAAGCCGCCGAGGATCGACCCCAGAATGAAGACCGGCAGAAGGGCGGCGAGGAACCCTTCCCGGAAAGCGGCCCAGACGGCGCAGAGCGTCGGGCGCGGGCCGCCGGCCGGCAGGTTCTTGCGTTTTGCGTTCAGCGCGATAACCAGCATGCAGATGCCGCAGATCAGAAGACCCGGCAGGATGCCCGCCGCGAACAGGCCGGCGATCGACACACCCATGATCGAGCCGTAGATGATGGCCAGGGTGGACGGGGGGATGGTCGGGCCGATGATCGACCCGGCAGCCGTCACCGCGCAGGCATAGGAGCGGCTGTAACCGGCCTTCTGCATCGCCGGGACGAGGGTGTTGCCGAAGGCCGCGGCATCCGCGGTTGCCGAGCCCGTGATGCCGGCGAACATCACGGAGGCGACCATGTTGGAATGGGCCATTCCGCCCCGCAGCCAGCCGACCAGTGTGTCCGCCAGCTTGACGAGGCCTTGCGTTATGCCCGAGCGGTTCATGATCTCGCCGGCCAGGATGAAGAAGGGCATGGCCAGAAACGGAAACAGGTCGAGCCCGGCAAACATGCGGTCCGGTGCCATGGTCATGAACCGTGGGCCCATGTCGATGATGCCGATCATGCCGGCAACGCCGATGGCAAAGCCGACGGGCATTCCGAACGCGAGAAAGCCGAAAAAGGCGATAGGAACCAGGTAGATGCCCATTATTCCTCGCCCACGTCCGGATTGGCTGCCCCCAGGCTTTCCGGTGCCCTTGGCGCTGTCCAGTCATGCAGGGCCACCAGGACCAGCTGGATGCAGGCCAGGCCGGCTGCCAGCGGCACGCCGATGAACGGATAGCCTTTCGGTATGGCGTAGATCATGGTCATCCGGGAAAAGCCGCGCTCGGCAAAGGCGATGCCGTAGTAGAGGAGCGCGAAGAAGAAGAGAAAGGCGATCAGGTCAAACGCGACCGAAACGAACCGGCGTGCCGCCGGAGGAAAGCGCGAAAACAGGAACTCCACGCCGATATGTTCGCGGTAGATGATACCGGAGGACACTGCCAGCAGTGCCATCCAGATCATCAGGTATCGCGCCAGTTCTTCGGTGAAGGTGAGGGGCAGGGGGATGACGTAGCGCACCAGCACGCCGAGCCAGACATCCAGCACCAGCGCCACGAGCAGGAAGACGCAGAACCGCTCCACGAACCAGTTGATCCTGAGGCTGAGCGCTTTCGTCTTTTCGTGAATTTCGGTCATGTCGACACGCTCCGGAGCAACAAGATCAGCACTTGTTTCGGCAAGCTAAGCTCATGGTCCGAGGGCCGGTCAAGCCGGAAATGCACTCAAATGAAGCAATAATGAATACTGACTACTTTATGTGCAATCGCCTAATTGTTTCGCCGCGAAATGAAGCATGTTCGCCGGGCCAAAGAGGCGCCGAGGGACAGCCTGTCAGCCCTGGATTCGACCGGCGGCGGAGAGCGGGCGTGACGGGTCAGGTCTTGGGTGCGGTGATCAGATGGTAGTCCTGAGGCTCGCGGTGCAGCTTGAAATTGAAAACGTTTTTGCGAAGCTCGGCGCAGCGATCCAGGTCGACGGTCGCCGTGATGACTTCGTCTTCGAGGGTGACCGCGCGGGCCGCGATTTCCCCGGTGGGCACGACGATTGCGCTGCCTCCGATCAGGTCACAGCCTTCCTCGCGGCCCGCCTTTGCGGCCGCCACCACCCACATTCCGTTCTGATAGGCGCCGGCCTGCAGCGAGAGTTCGTTGTGAAAGTACTGAAGGTGATCGTGCTCGGGGGCGGGCGGATAGTGCAGGGGGGTGTTGTAGCCGAGCATCACCAGTTCCGCCCCGCCCAGGCCGAGCATGCGCCAGGTTTCCGGCCAGCGTCTGTCGTTGCAGATGCACATGCCGAATTTGCCCGCCTCCGCGTCAAAGACCTGGAAGCCCAGGTCGCCTTTCTCGAAGTAGCGCTTCTCAAGGTGCTGGAAGGGGCGCCAGGTCTCGTTCTCCCTGTGTCCCGGCAAGTGGATCTTCCGGTATTTTCCGGCGATCCGGCCGCGTTCGACATAGATGGCGGTGTTGAACTGGCGCCCTTCCGGGGTGAGTTCGGCGTAGCCAAGGTGGAATCCCATGCCGAGTTCCGCCGAAAGGTCGAATAGCGGCCGCACCGCTTCATTCGGCATGGCCGTTTCGAACCAGGCGTGAATTTCGGCGGGGTCTTCCATGTACCAGCGCGGAAAGAACGTTGTCAGGGCGAGCTCGGGGAAGACGACGATCCTGGCGCCGCGACCGTGGGCCTCGCGCATCAGCGCACACAGTCTCCTGACGGCACTGGCGCGGGTCTCGCCGCGGGCGATCGGGCCAAGCTGGGCGGCAGCCACGACGAATTTCCGGTCCATTGGATTTCCTTTTCGAGTGAGCGTCCCGCACCTGCTTGCAGGTTGCGTGCCAGATATACGCGATCTTGCGGCAAGGGTCGGAGTGCAGCCGGATGTCCGGGCTGGCGGCGAAGAGGTCAGGCCGGGCCCGCCTGGATGCCCGCCTGGAGGCCACGTGTGCCGGCCGGCGCGGCCGTAACCCGCTGCCGGCCAGGCAAGATGCGCGTCCCTGCCGGAGGGATCTACCCCGGGGCGCGTTCCGCCCAGCCCGCGAAGATCTTCTCGAGGCCGACGACAATGTAATAGAGGACGATGCCGAGCACGGCCAGCGCAATCAGGACGGCGAACATGAGCGGGTAGTCCGAGTTGGTCTTGCCGCTGTCGAACAGGGCGCCCAGTCCCCTGCCGTGCGGGCTGACGATCTCCATCAGGTTGGTTCCGATGAAGGCCAAGGTCACGGACACCTTCAGGGCGCCGAAAAATTCGGGCAGCGTCTTCGGCAGGGCGATTTTCCAGAAGATCGTGGTTTGCGAGGCGCCCAGGGATCTCAGGATGTCGCGGTATTCCGGTTCCAGCGTCGACAGGCCGATCGACACCGAGACGGCGATCGGAAAGAAGGAAATCATGAAGGCGATCAGGATGGTGTTGAAATCATGCGCGCCGACGAACATCAGCGCCACGATCGGAACCACCGTTGCCTTGGGAATGGCGTTGAACCCGACCAGCAGCGGATAGAGTGCCTCGCGCATGGTGCGCGAGAAGCCCATGACCATGCCGAACGCGATGCCGACGATCACGGCGAGCAGCAGGCCGACGACCGTGCGCCAGAGTGTCTGCCAGCCCATCACCAGGAACAGCTCCCAGTAGCGGGTATAGGCCGGCCACAGGTCGCTGGGCGACGCCATCTTGTAGTTAGGCCAGCCGTTGAGCCAGACCAGGGCCTCCCACAGAAGCAGGAAGACAAGGATTGCGACCAGCGGAACGGTCAGGGAGCGCAGGCGTCCGGTCATGACATGGCCTCATCCGGGACGCGGCCCTGAGCGATTTCGATCTGGTGCCGCAAGATTGTCAGGCGTTCGGCGGATTCTGCAGTGTAGAGATCTTCCAGGTCGGCGGGTGCCGAGCGGGAGATGTCCATGACGTATTGCGTGCGCGCGGGGCGTCCGGACAGGACGACAACCTGGTCGCCCAGGAAAATGGCTTCGCGCAGGTCGTGGGTGATCAAGACGCCGGTGAAGGGTTCCTTCGCCTTCAGGTCATGCATGGTTTGCCAAAGGTCCTCCCGCGTGAAGGCATCCAGCGCGCCGAACGGTTCGTCCAGGATCAGGACCTCGGGCTGGTGCACCAGGGCCCGGCACAGGGAGGCGCGCTGGCGCATGCCTCCCGAGAGTTCGGACGGGCGCTTGTCCTCGAACCCTTCCAGGCCCACGAGGGACAGGAGGTGCCGCGCGCGATCAACCGCGGCCTGACCTTTCAGGCCGTTGGGAACGATCTCCAGCGGCAGCATCACGTTTTTCAAAATGGACCGCCATTCCAGCAGTACCGGGTTCTGGAACGCCATGCCGACGGTCGAGCGCGGCCCGCGCACCCGTTCTCCATGCAGCCAGACCTCGCCTTCATCCGGGCGCATCAGTCCGGCGATGAGGCGGGTCAGTGTCGACTTGCCGCAACCGGACGGACCGACGACCGCGCAAAAGCCGCCTTCATCAACGGAGACCTCGAGTCCGTCGAGGACGGGTAAAGGGCCGGCCGCGGTCGCGTAGGCATGGCGCACGCCCTTTATTTCTATCAAAGCTGTCATGGGATCCTTGATGGTGGGGGCGCTTGGCCCCCACGCTGTCTTATTTCAGGGGGAAACCGCCTTCGGGAAGGTAGGCGTCCGTGAAATAGAGGCTGGCATCCGGCTCGTTCTGGAAGTCGTAGACCATGCCGATCTGCTTGATGGCGCTGGCCATGCGATCGTCGTCGATGCCGCCCATGCCGTTGGCGGTCGTGTAATCCGTGACGACATTGGCGTCGATCGCCAGCTGCAGGCGGCGCTGCTCGAGGGCGGCGTCGGCGGCCGGGTTGCGCTCCACCAGGGAGGGGATGACGGCTGCCGGGTCGGCGATGGCGTCCTTCCAGCCCATGGCGACCGCTTCAAGGAAGCCCTTGACGATCTCCGGGTTGGCGGCGGCGAATTCCGTGTTCACGATCACGGCGTTGCCATAGAGGTCGAGACCGTGATCGGCCATCAGGATGGTCGAGATGTCCTCTTCCGGAACGCCGAGGCGGACGAGGTTCAGGTAGGAGCTGAACGAGAAGCCGGTGATCGACGAGACATTGCCTTCGGCCAGCATCGGCTCGCGGGTTGGGAAGCCGACGGGCTCGACCTTGATGTCGTCCATGTTGATGCCGTTTTCGGCGGCAAAGATCGGGAACTGCGCCCAGGCTCCGTCCGGCGGCGGCGCGCCGAGGACCTTGCCGGCGAGGTCGCCCGGGCCTTCGACGCCCAGCGATTTCCGGCCGATGACCGCAAAGGGCGGCTTGTCGTAGATCATCATGGCCGCGATCACGGGCGCGCCCGGGTTCTGGTCAACGAACTTGATCAGGCTGTTGATGTCGGCAAAGCCGATGGGAAAGGCGCCGGTTGCCACTTTCGGAATGGCATCCAGGGACCCGGAGCCGGCGGTGATCTCGACGCTCAGGCCCTTGTCCTCGAAATGGCCGTTGTCGATTGCAGCAAAATAGGGTGCGGCAGGGCCTTCAAATTTCCAGTCGAGGGCAAAAGGGACGGCGGTCTGGGCGCTGGCGGCCGCTGTCGTTGTCCCGAGGGCCACAAACGCAGCCGCGACAATCTTGCTGTAAAACATGAACTTCTCCAGTTGCTACATCGGCGCAGCCTCATGGGCGCGCCTTTTTCGCATTGCACAGGCATGGCAAGCTAGTGAGGGAATTTCCGATTTGCAAATCTTTTTGGCAAGTATACTTTTTGTGCAGATAGGGTCGCCGGACCGTGGTGAACCAGTTGCTGACACAAGTGGCAGGGTCCGGCCGAACGGTTCAGCAGCCTGGCGAGGCTGAGCGCCGAAAAATCAATCGAACACGTATCCGATCCCCCGAACCGTGCGGATCGTTTCCGGCTTGGTCGGATTGATCTCGATCTTGCGGCGAAGCCGGGAGATGCGCAGGTCGATGGAGCGGTCGAAGGGTTCCCAGCCCTTGTCATGCGCCTGCTCCAGCAGCTGGTCCCGGTTGAGGACACGGCCGCGGTTTTCCGCAAAGACCCTGAGCAGGCTGAATTCCATGGCGGTAATGGCGATTTCGTCGCCGTCCGCGCCAAACAGCTTGGCTCCGTCGAGATCCAGCCGGCAGGGGCCGAACTGGACCGTTCCCGCTTGCCGGTCCTTGTGCTGCTGCTCGTTGTCGCTGAAGGCCTGCCGGCGCAGGGCGGCCTTGATACGCGCCTCCAGTTCGCGCAGGTCGACCGGTTTGCCGACATAGTCGTCGGCGCCCATTTCCAGGCCGACGATGCGGTCGACCACTTCGCTTGCCGCCGTCAGCATGATCACGGGCACGGTCGAGGTGGCGCGCAACTCGCGCAGGGCGGTCAGACCATCGGTTCCCGGCATGTTGACGTCGAGGATGATCAGGTTTGGCTGAAACGTCTCGAAGAGCTTCGACATTTCGGCGGCGTTCGGTGCCTCGGTGACCGCGTAGCCGCGCTCGCTCAGGTATTCGGCGACCATTTCGCGCAGGTGGGGCTCGTCGTCACACACCAGGATCTGCCTGGAAGTCCGGTTCACGGAAGGGCTTGTCATGCGTCTTGGTCTCCGCCGCTGAGCGTTTTCAGGAGGTTCGCCAGTTCCTCTTTCAGGATCGGTTTTTCGATGAAGGGGCATTCGCTTTCGGTCAGGAACCGTGTGACTGCCTTGCCCATGGAATCGCCGGTGACGAAACCGATCCGGCCGGTATAGGCGGGCTGGTGTTCCTGAAGGGTCCTGTAGAAGGCCTCTCCGTCAATGCCGGGCATCTTGAAATCGCTGAGGATCAGGTCGAAAGCCGAACGGGACAGCAGGTTCAGGGCCTCGCGCGCGTCGCCCGCCAGGGTGGCCTGACAGCCGAGATCTTCCAGGAGATCGGCGATCAGTTCGCCGACGTCGGCCTCGTCATCGACCACGAGCACCCGCTTGCGGCCAACCGTCCCGCCGGATTGCAGCGCCGCGGACGTTTCATCGGCTTCCGGTCTCGTGGCCTGCAACCTGACGAAAAAACTCGTGCCCGTACCGGGCGCGGAGGTGACTTCGAGTGTGCCGCCATGGGTATCGACGATCCTGTGACTGAAGGCGAGGCCGACGCCGGTGCCTTCGCCGACATCCTTGGTGGTGAAGAACGGCTCGAAAATGCGCGCCCTGATGTCCTCCGGGATCCCCGGTCCGTTGTCGCGGACCTCCAGAACACACTGGTCGTCATCGGCCAGGTGCCTGGACGCGATCGTCAGCATGCCCTTTTCACCAAGCCCGGCGAGGGCATGTTCGGCATTGACGATCAGGTTCGTGACAACCTGGATGAGCTGGTCGGCGTCGCCGGACACCGCCGGCTGCGTGTCGTCGAACTCCGTCACGATGCGCGTTCCGTTTGCCCTGAGACCGTAGCCGGCAACCTCGAGCGCGACGGCGGCAATTTCGTTCAGGGAACAGGGCTCGATCCTGGCAGGCCGCTGCCGCGCCATCGCCAGGAACGTCTTGACGATCCGGGCACTGCGGTCTGCGGCCTCTGCAATCCGGTCGACCCGTTTCGAAAGGACCGGATCTTCGAGCCGCCCCTCCAGCATCTGGGCATAACCGACGATGATCGAGAGCGGATTGTTGAGTTCGTGGGCGACACCGGCCAGGAGTTCTCCGAGGGCGGAGAGTTTCTCGCTCTGGTGGGCAATGTCACGCTGCTTCTGCAGCTCTTCCTGCATGGCGAGCAGGTCGGAAATGTCGCGGGTGGACGAGACGATCACGTTCTCGCCCTTGTAGTCGGTGACGCGCGCGGCCGTCAGCCCTTCCATGATCGAACCGTCGGCACGGCGGAACTGAACCCGGTAATCGTCGAGTGAGCCGGTCGGCAGCAGGGCGTTGAGATAGCGTTTGCGGTCGTCGGGCGAGAGGAAGAAGCTGAGGGTCGAGTCGATTTCGCCGAAGCGGTCGCGCGAGGCGGGCGGACAATAGATGATCTTGCCGTCCTCGATCCGCGAGACCAGGAAATTGGCCGGGCAGGCCTCGACGATCTTGCGCAGCAACAGGTCGGCCTCGCGCTGCTCCTCCTCGGCGCGGCGCTGCTCGGTGATGTCGATGAAGGAGACGAGATAGCCGTCGAGTTCGGTATGATGGGCGGACGCCAGCAGGATGCGACCGCCGCCAAGCGTGATGGTTTCCTTCTTGGCATAGTTCCGCACCAGCCGGTCGAGTTCGCTCATATAGGCGTTTTTCTCGAAGCCTTCGGGGACCAGCATGACGCCGCCGTCGATCAGCCGGTCCATCATGCCGACAAGGTTTTCCCCTTGCTCCGGCGGCTTGATCTCGCTGAAGAACATCTCGTCGTAGAGCCGGTTGCCAAGCACGAAATTCAGGTCCCTGTCGAACAGGACCAGGCCTTCATCGAGCGACTGGATGGCATCGTTGAGGGTCCGCAGGCTGCGGTTTTCCGATTCCTTCAGCGCGGTGATGTCGGTGACCACGACCACGCGGCCATTGTCCTGGGTGATCGCGCGTTCCACCAGATAGTGCCGGCCGTTCCGGAAACTGACTTCCATCGGCGTGAGTGTTTCGCGCTGGCGCCGGACAGCATCCGCGAACAGCTCAGCTGCCAGGTCGCCGACGTCGCGGCCGGCAATCGTCGCGACCTGGGGGGACAGGACCTCGATCCGCTCGGCATCGGAGAGGTTCAGGATCGTCTCGGCGGTCATGTGGAACGGGGCGGCAAAGGCATCGTTGCAATGGGTGAAACGGCCGTCCGCGCCTTCGATCGCGACCCCGACCGGCAGTCGCGCAACCGCGTCCGTGAAGAGCCGCTCCGCGCGCAACTGGTCGGTGACGTCCTCGATGGTCAGGATCCGGCCTTGCAGCGCGGTCTCATAGACATTGCCGACGATTTCCCGGCCCTGGTTGTTCGGCACCGAGAAACCCTTGGCGGCCTGACGGATCATCCTGTCCAGTTCGTCCAGTACTTCCCGGCTGGGCGTCCAGGCGGGCAGGGGAAACTGCCCGGTTGAAATGGCGCCGGCATGGATTTCACGCATCGTCCGCCCGGCCTCCAGCAGGTTGCCGTTCGGGTCGCCGATCTCCCGGAACTTGGCGTTGGCAAAGACCAGCCGTTCATCGTCGTCGACGAGCGCGATGCCGAAATCGACCGCTTCTATGGCGCCGTGGAGCAGGTCCCGGGCGCGAGCCTGGGCGGTACGCTGCTCCGTGATGTCGAGGACGGTTGCGACGATGCCGCCCTCCGCGAGGCGCGCCAGAGTGATTTCCCGCTGGGTGCCGTCGGCGACCCTGATCTCGACCTTGAGCGTGCCGGCAGCCTCCAGAGCATCGAGAAGATCGGAGAGCCCGCCCTCCGGTCCCCGGACAATCGTTATGTGTCCGCTGCCGACGGCGGCGCCGATGATGTCCAGCATCGGTGTCCCGGGCACCAGAAGGTGCCGATGCGGGCCCAGCATGTCCGCGTAGCGGCTGTTCGCGAAGATCAGTTTCCTGTCCTGATCGTAGAGCACGAAGCCCTCGCGCAGCCCATCGACGGCCTCCTCCAGGAGCTTCCGTCTGGTCCGGTCGTCGTCCGCGCCAACCGCACCGCTGTCCCCCTGCTGCAACATCCGATCCCAATCCGTCCTGCCTGCGTGGCTGTTTAGACAGCCCGCATCCCTGCCTACACGGCCGGTTTTTCAGTTTGGCCTTGGCGAATGTATCAATTGTGTCAAGGCGCGTGTAGCGCCAGAGCCTGTCGGCACCGGCGTGACGTATCCCGGCCGAACCGGGAAGGACGGACGAAGAAAATCAGACCGGTGCGGCGAGAAGGCTCTCCAAGAGATCCGGCAAATCCCTGAAATCCTGAAAGCTGACAGTGTGCGGCAGCTCGGAGACCTGGCGTTTCCGGTACCCCTCGGTGAACAGGGCGAAGGGCACGCCTGCTTTCCGTGCGGTTTCTGCATCGACCTCGCTGTCGCCGACATAGACCACCGGGCCGTCACCCAGGCGATCCCGAAGGACGTTCAGGCCTTCCGGGTCGGGTTTGCGGGAGGACAGGCTGTCGCCGCCGACAAGATCGTCGAAGAAATGTGCCAGGCCGAGATCCTGCAGGATCGCTTGCGCCGGTGCTTCCGGCTTGTTTGTGCAGACTGCAAGCCTGTGGCCTGACTGTTTCAACGTGCTGAGGCTGTCCCGGACATTCGGATACGGCACGGTCAGGTCGGTGGCATGCGCCTGGTAATCGGCGAGGAAGCCGGCAACGAGACGGTCGCGGTCGTCCGGGTTCAGGGCCGTTGCCGCGATGATGCGGTCGACCAGCACCGGAATGCCGTTGCCGATGAAGGAGCGGATCGTTTCAGGCGGCAGTTCGGGCAGGCCTTCGGCGGCGAGCATCCGGGACGCAGCAGCATGGAGATCCGGCGCGCTGTCGATCAGCGTGCCGTCCAGGTCAAAAATCAGGATCGGTGTCATGCGGCCTTCCACTTGATGGAACAGCCCATGGACGGGATCTGGTCTTCCGGACCCTTGCCGGTTTCGGCCACCTGACGCATGGCTTCATAAAGATCGCGTCGGAGGTCCGGAGGACCGCTTTGCTTGCGCGAGGCGTCCAGGCGGCCGCGATACTGAAGCTCCAGAGCGGCATTGAAACCGAAGAAGTCAGGTGTGCAGACGGCGTCATAGGCCCGGGCGACCGACTGGTCCTCGTCAAAGAGATAGGGGAAGGGAAAATTCTCCTTCTCCGCAAGCTCGGTCATCTTCTCGAAACTGTCCTGCGGATAGGCTTCGGTGTCATTGGCGCTGATGGCGGCAACGCCGATGCCGAGCGCAGCAAGGTCACGGGCATCGCGCAGGATCCGGTCCCTGACCGCGACCACATAGGGGCAGTGGTTGCAGATGAACATGATCAGGGTGCCCTTCGGACCGGCAATGTCGGTCAGGCTGTAGGTCCTGCCGTCGGTGGCGGGCAGTTCGAAGGACGGGGCTTTCCAGCCGAAATCGCAAACGGGTGGGGTGGCGGCCATGGGGGATCCCTCCTGTGCAAGGTCCGGTGCCGGACAGGTGACTCGGCGCGATCATAGCGAACTGGCGCACCCGGCGCACCTGGTGTGGCCGATCTCTCAGGCAGCCTGGTAGAGGGCCGCGTTTGCGGACTCGCGAATGGCGCGCATGTTTGCGCCATATCTGTCCGGGGTTTCCACGGACCCGCCGCGGAAGACGGCGGAACCGGCGACCAGCACATCCGCACCGGCTTCGGCCACAAGCGGCGCGGTGGCCGGATCGACGCCGCCGTCGACCTCGATATGGACCGGCCGGTCGCCGATCAGCGCGCGCAGCCGCCGGATCTGGTCGAGCTGGCTGGAGATGAAGGACTGACCGCCAAAGCCGGGATTGACCGTCATGACGCAGATCAGATCGGTCAGGTCCAGAAGCGGGGCGGCGGCCTCCACCGGCGTTCCGGGGTTCAGTGCCAGGCCCGCCTTCCTGCCTGTTGCACGGATCGCCTGCAACGTCCGGTGGGGATGGCTGCCGGCTTCGAGATGCGCCGTGATGACGTCGGCGCCCACCTCGGCAAAGGCCTCGATATAAGGATCGACGGGGGCAATCATCAAATGCACGTCCATGACCGTGGAAATATGCGGCCGGATCGCCTTGCACAGCTGTGGTCCAAAGGTGAGGTTGGGCACGAAATGCCCGTCCATCACGTCGACATGCACCCAGTCGCACCCCTGGTCCTCGATTGCCGCGATTTCCCGGCCGAAATCGGCAAAGTCCGCGG carries:
- the rpe gene encoding ribulose-phosphate 3-epimerase: MTFSRSIKIAPSILSADFADFGREIAAIEDQGCDWVHVDVMDGHFVPNLTFGPQLCKAIRPHISTVMDVHLMIAPVDPYIEAFAEVGADVITAHLEAGSHPHRTLQAIRATGRKAGLALNPGTPVEAAAPLLDLTDLICVMTVNPGFGGQSFISSQLDQIRRLRALIGDRPVHIEVDGGVDPATAPLVAEAGADVLVAGSAVFRGGSVETPDRYGANMRAIRESANAALYQAA